Proteins encoded within one genomic window of Chrysemys picta bellii isolate R12L10 chromosome 6, ASM1138683v2, whole genome shotgun sequence:
- the LOC101942832 gene encoding interferon beta-like — protein MISRSLLQFCLMLLFSSEISCLDCNRIYVLQTRMNSESLEHLEKMGGNFPFQCLNERTAFKTRDILKIRLSQQENAKVAIQQILQELFHIFTNNLTQAAWNGTSIKEFQNGLHQQIEKLERCLSAEKGKEITYPGNENLLLTSLKLKRYFQTIDDFLKEKQYSQCAWEIIRVEISRCFLMLNILTKRLEN, from the coding sequence ATGATCAGCAGGAGTTTGCTGCAATTTTGCCTCATGCTGCTCTTCTCCAGTGAAATCTCATGTCTGGACTGTAACAGGATTTATGTTCTACAAACCAGAATGAACAGTGAGAGTTTAGAGCATCTGGAGAAAATGGGTGGAAACTTTCCCTTCCAATGTCTAAATGAAAGGACAGCTTTCAAGACCAGAGATATCCTCAAGATCCGACTGTCCCAGCAAGAGAATGCAAAGGTAGCCATCCAGCAGATCCTCCAAGAGCTCTTCCATATCTTTACCAACAATCTCACCCAAGCTGCCTGGAATGGAACTTCCATAAAGGAATTCCAAAATGGTCTTCACCAGCAGATTGAGAAGCTGGAGAGGTGTTTGAGTGCTGAGAAGGGAAAGGAGATAACCTACCCAGGAAATGAGAACCTCCTGCTCACCAGCCTCAAACTGAAGAGATATTTCCAGACAATCGACGATTTCCTGAAAGAAAAGCAATACAGTCAGTGTGCCTGGGAGATCATCCGTGTGGAAATATCCAGATGTTTCCTCATGCTCAACATACTCACAAAGAGACTTGAAAATTAA
- the LOC112059535 gene encoding interferon beta-like has product MTTRCLLHVCLVLLFCTEISSRLCTMLHFQQNKVNKESLELLQKMSGNFPSKCINERAAFKPTQNVVELSVSQKENAKVAILEILQEIFNIFSKNLTQSAWDGTSIVRFQSGLYQQIQRLETCLRTQMEKELTNPESEELQLTSRRVKKYFQEIDAFLKEKQYSLCAWEIIRVEIPRCFVLIDKLTRRLSN; this is encoded by the coding sequence ATGACCACCAGGTGTTTGCTGCATGTTTGCCTTGTACTGCTCTTCTGCACTGAAATCTCATCTCGACTCTGTACCATGCTTCACTTCCAGCAGAACAAAGTGAACAAAGAAAGCTTGGAGCTTCTGCAGAAAATGAGCGGAAATTTCCCCTCAAAATGCATAAATGAAAGGGCAGCTTTCAAGCCCACCCAGAATGTTGTTGAACTTTCAGTGTCCCAGAAGGAGAATGCCAAGGTGGCAATTCTAGAGATCCTCCAAGAGATCTTCAACATCTTTAGCAAAAACCTCACCCAAAGTGCCTGGGATGGGACTTCCATAGTCAGGTTCCAAAGTGGACTTTACCAGCAAATTCAGCGGCTGGAGACATGTTTGAGAACACAGATGGAGAAGGAATTAACCAACCCAGAAAGTGAGGAACTCCAGCTCACCAGTCGAagagtgaaaaaatactttcaggAGATAGATGCTTTCCTGAAAGAAAAACAATACAGCCTTTGTGCCTGGGAGATTATTCGTGTGGAAATACCCAGATGTTTTGTACTTATTGACAAACTCACTAGAAGGCTTAGTAACTAA
- the LOC135972457 gene encoding interferon beta-like — MISRSLLQFCLMLLFSSEISCLDCNRIYVLQTRMNSESLEHLEKMGGNFPFQCLNERTAFKPRDILKIRLSQQENAKVAIQQILQELFHIFNNNLTQAAWNGTSIKEFQNGLHQQIEKLGTCLSAEKGKEITYPGNENLLLTSLKLKRYFQIIDDFLKEKKYSQCAWEIIRAEISRCFLILDVLTDRLKNEGTIFAFF; from the coding sequence ATGATCAGCAGGAGTTTGCTGCAATTTTGCCTCATGCTGCTCTTTTCCAGTGAAATCTCATGTCTGGACTGTAACAGGATTTATGTTCTACAAACCAGAATGAACAGTGAGAGTTTAGAGCATCTGGAGAAAATGGGTGGAAACTTTCCCTTTCAATGTCTAAATGAAAGGACAGCTTTCAAGCCCAGAGATATCCTCAAGATCCGACTGTCCCAGCAAGAGAATGCCAAGGTAGCCATCCAACAGATCCTCCAAGAGCTCTTCCATATCTTTAACAACAATCTCACCCAAGCTGCCTGGAATGGGACTTCCATAAAGGAATTCCAAAATGGTCTTCACCAGCAGATTGAGAAGCTGGGGACGTGTTTGAGTGCTGAGAAAGGAAAGGAGATAACCTACCCAGGAAATGAGAACCTCCTGCTCACCAGCCTCAAACTGAAGAGATACTTCCAAATAATAGACGATTtcctgaaagaaaagaaatacagcCAGTGTGCCTGGGAGATTATCCGTGCAGAAATATCCAGATGTTTTCTAATTCTTGATGTACTGACAGATCGGCTTAAAAATGAAGGTACCATATTTGCATTTTTCTAG
- the LOC101942029 gene encoding interferon beta has product MTTRSFLHICLVLLFTENSSVDCNMLHFQQNKVNQASLQLLEKMGGQFPVQCLNENSNFISLQNVLSSREFQKENAMVAIQEILQQIFNIFSKSHIQTAWDRSSIVAFQNGLHQQIELLKTWFDGEKKMETTYPQNEDFTRLKVKKYFHVVDNFLKEKQYSLCAWEIIREEMRRCFLIMDQLTKRLKN; this is encoded by the coding sequence ATGACCACCCGGAGTTTTCTGCACATTTGCCTTGTCCTGCTCTTCACTGAAAACTCATCTGTGGACTGTAACATGCTTCACTTCCAGCAAAACAAAGTGAACCAAGCTAGTTTACAGCTTCTGGAAAAAATGGGAGGACAATTTCCTGTGCAATGTCTAAATGAAAATTCAAACTTCATATCCCTCCAGAATGTTCTCAGCTCCAGAGAGTTCCAGAAGGAGAATGCCATGGTGGCAATCCAGGAGATCCTCCAACAGATCTTCAATATCTTCAGCAAAAGTCACATCCAAACTGCCTGGGATAGGAGTTCCATAGTTGCATTCCAAAATGGACTTCACCAGCAAATTGAGCTGCTGAAGACATGGTTCGATGGAGAAAAAAAGATGGAGACAACCTACCCACAAAATGAGGACTTCACCAGGCTGaaagtgaagaaatatttccatgTGGTAGACAATTTCCTGAAAGAAAAGCAATACAGCCTGTGTGCCTGGGAGATCATCCGTGAGGAAATGAGAAGATGTTTTCTGATTATGGACCAACTCACAAAAAGGCTTAAAAATTAA